Proteins encoded by one window of Astatotilapia calliptera chromosome 13, fAstCal1.2, whole genome shotgun sequence:
- the macroh2a2 gene encoding core histone macro-H2A.2, whose translation MSARGGKKKATKLSRSARAGVIFPVGRMMRYLRIGTHKYRIGMGAPVYMAAVIEYLAAEILELAGNAARDNKKGRITPRHIKLAVANDEELNQLLRGVTISNGGVLPRIHPELLSKKRGGRVKVDSQASVTDKQEERLKSKKPTKTFKKVKGKRGRKPKSTDNDKEAVSNSTVEDGPGDGFTILSAKSLFLGQKLSLTESEMSKIGTIKVEGIINPTNAELDLKDGVGNALEKAGGREFLEGVKELRKAQGPLEVASVAVSQASGMAARFIIHCNIPQWGSEKCEDQLEKTVKNCLSAAEEKKLKSVAFPSLPAGRNGFPKQTAAQLILKAISNHFVSCTSSSLKNIYFVLFDSESIGIYLQEMAKLEAK comes from the exons ATGTCAGCCAGAGGAGGAAAGAAGAAGGCCACCAAGCTGTCCCGTTCAGCCAGGGCAGGTGTCATCTTCCCAGTGGGGCGCATGATGCGGTATCTGCGCATTGGCACGCACAAATATCGCATTGGCATGGGGGCTCCGGTGTACATGGCAGCTGTAATTGAGTACCTGGCAG CTGAGATTTTGGAGTTGGCAGGAAACGCAGCACGGGACAACAAGAAAGGCCGAATAACTCCGAGGCATATCAAGCTGGCTGTGGCCAATGACGAGGAGCTGAACCAG CTTCTGCGAGGAGTGACCATATCAAACGGAGGGGTTCTACCTCGTATCCACCCAGAGCTGCTCTCCAAGAAGAGGGGAGGCCGAGTGAAAGTGGACAGCCAGGCGTCTGTCACGGACAAGCAGGAGGAACGCTTGAAGAGCAAGAAGCCCACCAAAACCTTCAAAAAGGTTAAAGGCAAACGAGGGCGCAAGCCAAAG AGCACAGACAATGacaaagaggctgtatcaaaCTCCACAGTGGAAGACGGTCCCGGTGATGGATTCACCATCCTGTCAGCAAAGAGTCTCTTTCTCGGACAGAAA CTTTCATTAACAGAAAGTGAAATGAGTAAAATTGGAACAATCAAGGTGGAGGGAATAATTAACCCAACCAATGCAGAGCTGGACCTCAAAGATGGAGTGG GCAACGCCCTGGAAAAAGCTGGAGGTCGAGAGTTCCTGGAAGGAGTTAAGGAGCTGAGGAAAGCACAAGGGCCTTTGGAGGTAGCATCAG TGGCAGTGAGCCAGGCCAGTGGCATGGCAGCCCGCTTCATCATCCACTGTAACATCCCACAGTGGGGCTCGGAGAAGTGTGAGGACCAGCTCGAGAAGACTGTGAAGAACTGCctctcagcagcagaggagaagaAGCTCAAGTCTGTGGCTTTCCCCTCGCTGCCTGCTGGACG GAACGGATTCCCAAAGCAAACAGCCGCTCAGCTCATCCTCAAGGCCATCTCCAACCACTTTGTGTCCTGCACCAGCTCCTCTCTGAAAAACATTTACTTTGTGCTGTTTGACAGCGAGAGCATCGGAATATACCTTCAGGAAATGGCCAAGCTGGAGGCCAAATGA